From the Mycobacterium sp. DL592 genome, the window ACCGCGGCCTGGTCCGCCCACACATCGAGGGTTTGCGCCGGAGTCCAGGGATCTGCCGCAACGGGTTCCGGCTCCGCCCCCGCCGAGACGGGATACCGCGACGCCCACGCGGGCAACCCGCCGTCGAGCACCCGCGCGTCTACCCCGACCCAGCGCAGGGTCCACCACAGTCGAGCGGCCCACATCATGTCGCCACGGTCATAGGTGACCACCGTTGTGTGCGGGCCGATTCCGCGCCTGGCCAACCGGCCCGCCAGGTCGGCTGCGGCCGGTACCGCAAAGTGGTAGCCCGCGGAGCCGTCGTGGAGTTCGCCGACGAGGTCGAGGTGAACGGACCCGGGAATGTGGGCCTGGCGCCACAGGTGGCGCCCGGAGCGGACCTGGTGGTCGCCGTCGAAACGCGCAGCGGGCAGGTCAACGGAGGCGTCGGCGACCACCAGATCGTGGCTCGTGCGCAGGGCTGCCAGTTCGTCGGCGGAAATCAGCTCGGCCACCGCGGTCAGACCTTCACTGCGGGGGTGGCACAGACTTCGCGCCACACCGATGCCTCAGGGAGGATCCCATGGTGCGCAAGCCATTCGGCGTAGGGGCCGATGAGCTCGTCTCGCAGTGCTCCCCATCGGCCGTCGAAGAGCCAGGTGGTCGACACCGCGCGTGCCGAATCCAGCAGGAGCCGCTGCGGAAAGTACGGGGTGACGGCTTCGTACAACTCCGACACGGATTCCGGGTCAGCGGCCGCAGCGAGATATCCGCGCGCCGTGGCGGCCACCAGGGCCTGCACGGTCGATGGGTCGTCGAGTGCCCAGGATTGCCGGACCACGAGTACGTAATTGTGATAGCCGACCCCGAGGTGTTCGTCGACGTTCCACGCCAGCGAATCGGAAGCCTCGTCGCGCAGGTTGTCCCATGCCCAGTACGAGCCGAACGTGGCGTCGACGTGGCCGTCGGCGATCTCGGCGAGGGTCAGCTCCCGGCTGCCCAGATCGACGAACTGCAC encodes:
- a CDS encoding sulfurtransferase — protein: MAELISADELAALRTSHDLVVADASVDLPAARFDGDHQVRSGRHLWRQAHIPGSVHLDLVGELHDGSAGYHFAVPAAADLAGRLARRGIGPHTTVVTYDRGDMMWAARLWWTLRWVGVDARVLDGGLPAWASRYPVSAGAEPEPVAADPWTPAQTLDVWADQAAVAAIAAGAAPGTLVCGLSGEAFAGRVPSRYRRRGHIPGSVNIPARAHVGDDGLLSGPDALRAPYATISSYPLVLYCGGGISASLNALALTLTGVSDIRLYDGSLEQWAADPSAPLQVDLDGA
- a CDS encoding ABC transporter substrate-binding protein; amino-acid sequence: MTNKRIRIVNEYFHPWPNSAGFYLARTEGWYAEAGIDLEFLQPDPGVGDGLHYLRRGDADVAIAPLNRLLQRRSAGEELVAVAAVNQRGLDTVRTVTATGITRLADLSNRRVGLNPTPRGVAVVSALVERDGGDPSTVQFVDLGSRELTLAEIADGHVDATFGSYWAWDNLRDEASDSLAWNVDEHLGVGYHNYVLVVRQSWALDDPSTVQALVAATARGYLAAAADPESVSELYEAVTPYFPQRLLLDSARAVSTTWLFDGRWGALRDELIGPYAEWLAHHGILPEASVWREVCATPAVKV